The following are encoded together in the Kwoniella newhampshirensis strain CBS 13917 chromosome 7, whole genome shotgun sequence genome:
- a CDS encoding peptidyl-tRNA hydrolase: MSGLNIRMDGFVSPLLLSILAFAAGYQAHSLLSTRSISISSTSSSSSSPSSSSPNSISSPRKSKSSSSSTSNGRGGASASDTESDSEDSATALSSDLSGLKFSNGEEIKLVLVVNDELKMTKGKIAAQAGHATLACALTLKEANPRLFRAWQNQGQPKIALRCANTEELDTLAAQALSLNICARTIRDAGRTQVAPGSKTIVGIGPGPARLINTVTGKLKLL; the protein is encoded by the exons ATGAGCGGTCTCAACATCAGGATGGACG GCTTCGTGTCCccgctccttctctccatcctAGCCTTCGCCGCGGGCTATCAGGCCCATTCTCTCCTGTCCACgcgatccatctccatctcctcaacatcgtcatcgtcatcatctccatcctcctcgtctccgaACTCAATATCATCGCCACGAAAGTCCAAATCATCCAGCAGCTCAACATCTaatggacgaggaggagcttCAGCGTCCGACACCGAATCCGATTCTGAAGATTCCGCAACGGCCTTATCGTCCGATCTGAGCGGGCTGAAATTCAGCAATGGGGAAGAGATCAAGTTGGTCTTGGTGGTGAATGATGAGCTGAAGATGACCAAGGGGAAGATCGCGGCGCAGGCGGGACATGCGACGTTGGCTTGTGCTCTGACATTGAAAGAGGCGAATccgagg CTTTTCAGAGCATGGCAAAATCAAGG CCAACCCAAGATCGCACTTCGATGCGCCAACACGGAAGAACTGGACACTCTCGCAGCCCAAGCTTTGAGTCTCAATATCTGTGCTAGGACAATCCGAGATGC TGGTAGAACGCAAGTCGCTCCAGGTTCCAAGACGATTGTCGGGATAGGACC CGGCCCTGCGAGGTTGATCAATACCGTAACGGGCAAGCTCAAGCTTCTATAG